A region from the Natronorubrum halophilum genome encodes:
- a CDS encoding DUF7405 family protein gives MGPPSPPVDRPDATTTEGRSRRAILRAAVATGGAAALAACLNDDPMVDAPSGIGDPGSLPDRQHAWNDVLAEDRDGNVSPPEHHVFLRLALSTEPTDAARDTVTTALEEVERAIEWSPEGILFTLGYTPAYFGRFDAPLDDAVDLPEPDPIAVLAAESDVSIDTNDALLHLASDDAATVLAVENALFSDRDRLNGRSMSVSLEGVFERTGRRTGFVGPGLPADRQRGLEGIPDGEPVPEEAPFFVGFRSGFRSSQATEDRVTIREGAFAGGSTQHVETLDLDLDVWFDANDHDERVARLFSPDHAEREAVGEYGERLGTDTDVAAVADAVHDHASERGIVGHAQKLARAREDGDPVLLRRDVNTTDGDVCGLHFVSLQRELSEFTRVREAMTGDEFRRHGVGPRQGNGILRYIRLRRWGDYLVPPRSIRALPTPAPET, from the coding sequence ATGGGACCGCCGTCGCCACCCGTCGATCGACCGGACGCGACGACGACGGAAGGCCGGTCGCGACGAGCGATTCTGCGCGCGGCGGTTGCGACCGGCGGAGCCGCCGCGCTCGCCGCCTGTCTTAACGATGACCCGATGGTGGATGCCCCCTCGGGCATCGGGGACCCCGGCTCGCTCCCGGATCGCCAGCACGCCTGGAACGACGTGCTGGCGGAGGACCGGGACGGCAACGTCAGCCCCCCGGAACACCACGTCTTCTTGCGACTGGCGCTGTCGACGGAGCCGACTGACGCGGCCCGCGACACCGTGACGACGGCGCTCGAGGAGGTCGAACGCGCGATCGAATGGAGCCCGGAGGGAATCCTCTTCACGCTCGGGTACACGCCCGCGTACTTCGGTCGCTTCGACGCGCCACTCGACGACGCCGTCGATCTCCCTGAACCGGATCCGATCGCCGTCCTCGCGGCCGAGAGCGACGTCAGCATCGATACGAACGACGCGCTCTTGCACCTCGCGAGCGACGACGCCGCCACGGTGCTCGCTGTCGAAAACGCCCTGTTCAGCGACCGCGATCGACTCAACGGGCGGTCGATGTCGGTATCACTCGAGGGAGTCTTCGAGCGGACGGGTCGTCGGACGGGGTTCGTCGGACCGGGCCTGCCGGCCGACCGACAGCGCGGGCTCGAGGGCATTCCGGACGGCGAGCCGGTGCCCGAGGAGGCGCCGTTCTTCGTGGGGTTTCGGTCAGGGTTTCGATCGAGTCAGGCGACCGAAGATCGGGTGACGATTCGAGAAGGCGCCTTCGCCGGCGGATCGACGCAACACGTCGAGACGCTCGACCTCGACCTCGACGTCTGGTTCGACGCGAACGACCACGACGAACGCGTCGCGCGCCTGTTCAGCCCCGATCACGCCGAGCGAGAAGCCGTCGGCGAGTACGGCGAGCGCCTCGGAACCGACACCGACGTCGCAGCGGTCGCAGATGCCGTCCACGACCATGCCAGCGAGCGAGGTATCGTCGGACACGCCCAGAAGCTCGCTCGAGCGCGCGAAGACGGGGATCCGGTGTTGCTCCGTCGCGACGTGAACACGACCGACGGCGACGTGTGTGGCCTCCACTTTGTCTCGCTCCAGCGAGAACTGAGCGAGTTCACCCGGGTGAGAGAAGCGATGACTGGCGACGAATTTCGACGACACGGCGTCGGCCCGCGCCAGGGGAACGGCATCCTTCGGTATATCCGCTTGCGGCGCTGGGGCGACTATCTCGTGCCGCCCCGGTCGATTCGTGCGCTTCCGACGCCGGCTCCTGAGACGTGA
- the dcd gene encoding dCTP deaminase — MILSDADILRRLEDGDLVVDPLDDPELQIQPASVDLRLGREFLEFQRTNIPCIHPNSENEVDEYVSETVVDDGDDFILHPGDFVLGTTHERVEIPADLIAHVEGRSSLGRLAVVVHATAGLCDPGYRGQITLELSNLGSAPVALTPGMRISQLTFTELKTEAERPYGSDRGSKYQDQAGPQASRIQSDDEFGGDQLERGE; from the coding sequence ATGATCCTCTCCGACGCGGACATCCTGCGACGCCTCGAGGACGGTGACCTCGTCGTCGACCCGCTCGACGACCCCGAACTACAGATTCAGCCGGCGAGCGTCGACCTCCGTCTCGGCCGGGAGTTCCTCGAGTTCCAGCGGACGAACATCCCCTGTATCCATCCGAACTCGGAGAACGAAGTCGACGAGTACGTGAGCGAAACGGTCGTCGACGACGGCGACGACTTCATCCTCCATCCCGGCGATTTCGTGCTGGGAACCACCCACGAGCGCGTCGAGATTCCGGCGGACCTGATCGCCCACGTCGAAGGGCGGTCGTCGCTCGGCCGGCTTGCGGTCGTCGTTCACGCGACGGCCGGGCTCTGCGACCCCGGCTACCGGGGCCAGATCACGCTCGAGCTTTCGAATCTCGGTTCGGCTCCGGTCGCGCTTACGCCGGGCATGCGGATCTCGCAGCTGACGTTTACGGAGCTCAAAACGGAGGCCGAGCGACCCTACGGCAGCGACCGCGGCTCGAAGTACCAGGATCAGGCCGGCCCGCAGGCCTCGCGCATCCAGAGCGACGACGAGTTCGGCGGCGACCAGCTCGAGCGCGGGGAGTGA
- a CDS encoding YIP1 family protein, whose product MLDTPLVAPSEYFNRTDAFSLQRAVGLALAYWLGSVAVAILWRVTGDFDLAPVTVSFVLQTLEATLLYWVVPTVVLYGLGYVIGASGEPADALTLAAWGLVPLLAGQVVSNLLLYALVLLEADSTGSPAGTDIWLFVPLTLLACGWAAYIWRGGLQADFDLDRSTATATALLAAAICAGLLLVPILPSVA is encoded by the coding sequence ATGTTGGACACGCCACTCGTTGCCCCCAGCGAGTACTTCAACCGAACGGACGCGTTCTCCCTGCAGCGAGCAGTAGGACTCGCGCTTGCGTACTGGCTCGGCTCCGTCGCCGTCGCGATCCTCTGGCGAGTCACCGGCGATTTCGACCTCGCTCCCGTGACGGTGTCGTTCGTGCTGCAAACCCTCGAGGCGACGTTGCTCTACTGGGTGGTTCCGACGGTCGTCCTCTACGGACTCGGATACGTGATCGGCGCTTCGGGCGAGCCGGCCGACGCGCTGACTCTCGCGGCCTGGGGACTCGTCCCGTTGCTGGCCGGACAGGTGGTCTCGAATCTCCTCCTCTACGCGCTCGTCCTGCTCGAGGCCGATTCGACGGGGAGTCCCGCCGGAACCGATATCTGGCTGTTCGTTCCGCTCACGCTGCTCGCCTGCGGCTGGGCCGCCTACATCTGGCGGGGCGGACTTCAGGCCGACTTCGACCTCGATCGATCGACTGCGACGGCGACCGCCCTGCTCGCGGCGGCGATCTGTGCGGGGCTGTTGCTCGTCCCGATTCTCCCGTCGGTAGCCTGA
- the pth2 gene encoding peptidyl-tRNA hydrolase Pth2 produces the protein MKQAIVARTDIGMGQGKLAAQVAHASLSAFEKADSQLQNQWKQSGQKKVVLKGESERQLHELAAIADSEGIPNAIVRDAGHTQLEPGTVTTLAVGPAADDRVDSVTGELSLF, from the coding sequence ATGAAACAGGCCATCGTCGCCCGCACCGACATCGGAATGGGACAGGGAAAGCTCGCCGCGCAGGTCGCTCACGCGTCGCTGTCGGCCTTCGAGAAGGCGGACAGCCAGCTCCAGAACCAGTGGAAACAGAGCGGCCAGAAGAAGGTCGTCCTGAAAGGCGAGAGCGAACGGCAACTGCACGAACTCGCCGCGATCGCCGACAGCGAGGGGATTCCGAACGCGATCGTCAGAGACGCGGGTCACACCCAACTCGAGCCCGGAACCGTCACCACGCTGGCCGTCGGCCCGGCGGCGGACGACCGCGTCGACAGCGTCACCGGCGAACTCTCGCTGTTCTGA
- a CDS encoding GNAT family N-acetyltransferase codes for MSLFPAEMESERLRYERLHPDGIDAFELYEHVRVGAPDIEEITRYVTWEPYTQPKKAFDWVEQCGDQFEAGETATYVIRPKEGERAGELAGLAGLDPDWERRLAILGVWLRKPFWGRGYSGERAGRLLELAFDRLDLEVVAVTHDPENDSSRRAIEAYVDRFGGQKEGRIRNDIIIDGEPRDSIRYSISRAEWRRNRCD; via the coding sequence ATGTCGCTATTTCCCGCCGAGATGGAGAGCGAACGGCTCCGGTACGAGCGACTGCACCCCGACGGTATCGACGCGTTCGAGTTGTACGAGCACGTCCGCGTCGGCGCGCCGGACATCGAGGAGATAACGCGGTACGTCACCTGGGAGCCCTACACCCAGCCGAAGAAGGCGTTCGACTGGGTCGAACAGTGTGGCGACCAGTTCGAAGCTGGCGAGACCGCGACCTACGTGATCCGTCCGAAGGAGGGCGAGCGCGCGGGGGAACTGGCCGGGCTCGCCGGCCTCGATCCGGACTGGGAGCGACGCCTGGCGATCCTCGGCGTCTGGCTTCGAAAGCCGTTCTGGGGACGCGGCTATTCGGGCGAACGGGCGGGACGGCTCCTCGAGCTCGCGTTCGATCGACTCGATCTCGAGGTCGTCGCGGTCACGCACGACCCCGAGAACGACTCCTCACGGCGGGCCATCGAGGCGTACGTCGACCGCTTCGGCGGGCAGAAGGAAGGCCGGATTCGGAACGACATCATCATCGACGGCGAGCCCCGCGATTCCATCCGCTACAGCATTTCGCGGGCGGAATGGCGACGAAACCGGTGCGACTGA
- the truD gene encoding tRNA pseudouridine(13) synthase TruD: protein MRPAHPTEQAVGMAHYVSDADGVGGHLREDDEHFRVRELERFSTEPIDAPTDAYPHLVFRATLSGWDTNDFASRLSNALEMSRERVNWAGTKDKYAVTTQLFSVYGVDPEDLPDVDGAEVEVVGRAGRSLEFGDLAGNAFELVVSDLGRPENAAAIAAELHAFGGLESASSDDETSVSVGVPNFFGQQRFGSRRPVTHEVGLEIARRDWEGAVMAYLGNPTDAEPEGTQAARAFVQETRDWQEALERFPNRLRYERSMLHGVVECDGEPGPKDFRAALERVPSNLQRLFVHAAQSYAFNLMLSERLERGLPFDRPVEGDVACFADTDAPEGLELPDTDRLQRVDERRVSSVTRHCERGRAFVTAPLVGTETELADGEQGEIEHAVLDDLGLEPADFDLPGEFHSTGTRRAILVRTPLEYETDPLTLSFALPKGSYATVVLREFLKVDPVDLG, encoded by the coding sequence ATGCGCCCCGCCCATCCTACAGAGCAGGCCGTCGGTATGGCACACTACGTCAGCGACGCCGACGGCGTCGGCGGCCACCTGCGCGAGGACGACGAGCACTTCCGGGTGCGCGAACTCGAGCGCTTTTCGACCGAGCCGATCGACGCGCCCACGGACGCCTACCCCCATCTCGTCTTTCGGGCGACGCTCTCGGGGTGGGATACCAACGACTTCGCGTCCCGGCTCTCGAACGCGCTCGAGATGTCTCGAGAGCGGGTCAACTGGGCCGGCACGAAGGACAAGTACGCGGTGACGACGCAGCTGTTCTCGGTCTACGGCGTCGACCCCGAAGACCTGCCGGACGTCGACGGTGCGGAGGTGGAGGTGGTCGGACGGGCGGGCCGATCCCTCGAGTTCGGCGACCTCGCGGGCAACGCGTTCGAACTCGTCGTCAGCGATCTCGGCCGGCCGGAAAACGCAGCGGCGATCGCGGCGGAACTGCACGCGTTCGGCGGCCTCGAGTCGGCGAGCTCCGACGACGAAACTTCGGTCTCGGTCGGCGTCCCCAACTTCTTCGGCCAGCAGCGCTTCGGCAGCCGTCGGCCGGTGACGCACGAGGTGGGCCTCGAGATCGCCCGCAGAGACTGGGAGGGAGCCGTGATGGCCTACCTCGGCAATCCCACCGATGCGGAACCCGAGGGTACGCAGGCGGCCAGAGCGTTCGTTCAGGAAACCCGCGACTGGCAGGAAGCCCTCGAGCGCTTCCCCAACCGCCTGCGCTACGAGCGTTCGATGCTCCACGGCGTCGTGGAGTGCGACGGCGAGCCCGGTCCCAAGGACTTCAGGGCCGCCCTCGAGCGCGTCCCCTCGAACCTCCAGCGGCTGTTCGTCCACGCCGCCCAGTCCTACGCGTTCAACCTGATGCTCAGCGAGCGTCTCGAGCGCGGCCTGCCGTTCGACCGCCCCGTCGAGGGTGACGTCGCCTGTTTCGCCGACACCGACGCCCCCGAGGGTCTCGAGTTGCCCGACACCGATCGCCTCCAGCGGGTCGACGAGCGCCGCGTGTCGTCGGTGACGCGCCACTGCGAGCGCGGCCGGGCGTTCGTCACCGCCCCGCTGGTCGGCACCGAGACCGAACTCGCCGACGGCGAGCAGGGCGAGATCGAACACGCCGTCCTCGACGACCTCGGCCTCGAGCCCGCGGACTTCGACCTTCCCGGGGAGTTCCACTCGACCGGCACCCGGCGGGCGATCCTGGTTCGGACGCCCCTCGAGTACGAGACCGACCCGCTCACGCTCTCCTTTGCGCTGCCGAAGGGATCGTACGCGACGGTCGTCCTGCGGGAGTTCCTGAAGGTCGATCCGGTCGATCTGGGCTGA